The Candidatus Eisenbacteria bacterium genome includes a window with the following:
- a CDS encoding OPT/YSL family transporter, which produces EIVMIGAGGLMGIRTGVSLLIGAVLNYFILAPILIQKGIIVETGFRGITMWSLWGGVAMMTTASLFSFFSKPQMLISAFQNIRSRNNGMEKEVDILKGIELPMKVFALGIPVVGAAVIIMGHVFFGVEWWLGVIAIPLVFVFTLIAANSTGLTAITPTGALGKLTQLTYAALAPGNTPTNLMTAGITGEVAGHASNLLMNIKPGYMLGGKPRLQATGHILGILAGGFACTPIFYYALFRGNIDVFGTDQLPMIAAMIWRAVAEVLTQGFSILDPTALVAVVIGAILGIVFEILKITTKNRWPISGVGMGLAFVLRFSDAWAMFLGSFIFWALAQRHKNPDGWMKINVVDNQETICAGVIAGGALIGIVIMVLQVVIVG; this is translated from the coding sequence CGAGATCGTCATGATCGGCGCCGGCGGACTGATGGGGATCCGCACCGGCGTCTCCCTCCTCATCGGCGCGGTGCTCAACTACTTCATTCTCGCCCCGATCCTGATCCAGAAGGGGATCATCGTCGAAACCGGCTTCCGGGGAATCACCATGTGGTCCCTCTGGGGCGGCGTGGCGATGATGACCACCGCCTCCCTCTTCTCCTTCTTCTCCAAGCCCCAAATGCTGATCAGCGCCTTCCAGAACATTCGCTCGCGAAACAACGGCATGGAGAAGGAAGTCGATATCCTGAAGGGAATCGAGCTGCCGATGAAGGTCTTCGCCCTCGGCATCCCGGTCGTCGGCGCCGCGGTGATTATCATGGGGCACGTTTTCTTCGGCGTTGAGTGGTGGCTCGGCGTCATCGCCATCCCGCTCGTCTTCGTGTTCACGCTGATCGCGGCGAACTCCACCGGCCTCACGGCGATCACCCCGACGGGCGCCCTCGGCAAGCTGACCCAGCTCACCTACGCCGCTCTCGCCCCCGGCAACACGCCGACCAACCTGATGACCGCCGGCATCACCGGCGAGGTGGCCGGCCACGCGTCGAATCTGCTGATGAACATCAAGCCGGGGTACATGCTCGGCGGGAAGCCGCGCCTCCAGGCGACCGGCCACATCCTCGGCATCCTCGCCGGCGGATTCGCCTGCACGCCGATCTTCTACTACGCCCTCTTCCGCGGGAACATCGACGTCTTCGGCACCGACCAACTCCCGATGATCGCCGCCATGATCTGGCGGGCGGTGGCGGAGGTGCTCACGCAGGGCTTCAGCATTCTCGATCCGACCGCCCTCGTCGCGGTGGTGATCGGCGCGATCCTCGGCATCGTTTTCGAAATACTGAAGATCACCACCAAGAACCGCTGGCCCATCAGCGGCGTCGGCATGGGGCTCGCCTTCGTGCTCCGCTTCAGCGACGCCTGGGCGATGTTCCTCGGCTCCTTCATCTTCTGGGCGCTCGCGCAGCGCCACAAAAATCCCGACGGCTGGATGAAAATCAACGTCGTGGACAACCAGGAGACGATCTGCGCCGGCGTGATCGCGGGCGGAGCCCTCATCGGCATCGTGATCATGGTGCTTCAGGTCGTGATCGTCGGGTAA